One window of the Haloarcula halobia genome contains the following:
- a CDS encoding substrate-binding domain-containing protein, with product MPIQRRQFITVAGVGAVASIAGCSQSRGQTQGESAPQDQPGVAGETLTLTTTTSTYDTGLLDAIHPDFEAMYGVTVDAVAQGTGAALESARNGDSDVVLVHARGLEDEFMRNGYGINRRDLMFNDFVVVGPDDDPAGIRGMGSATEALTAIAESESTFVSRGDNSGTHTKELALWAAAGTDPGGDWYQETGTGMGEALNVATQQGAYTLSDRGTFISQRSAIDLVVLVQGPIEGGPATLANPYGVMAVNPGVHDTANYDLAMAYIGWITSPGAQAAIGEYQVNGEQLFFPEAVSEDPDFQQYVPQGWSSESSNG from the coding sequence ATGCCGATACAACGGCGACAGTTCATCACGGTAGCCGGGGTCGGTGCGGTCGCGAGCATCGCGGGCTGTTCGCAGTCCAGGGGGCAGACTCAGGGGGAGAGCGCGCCACAGGACCAGCCCGGAGTCGCTGGGGAGACGCTGACGCTGACGACGACGACGAGCACGTACGACACGGGGCTCCTCGATGCGATTCACCCCGACTTCGAGGCGATGTACGGCGTCACAGTCGACGCGGTGGCCCAGGGGACCGGAGCGGCCCTGGAGTCCGCCCGAAACGGCGACTCGGACGTGGTGCTGGTCCACGCCCGCGGTCTCGAGGACGAGTTCATGCGGAACGGGTACGGCATCAACCGCCGGGACCTCATGTTCAACGACTTCGTCGTCGTCGGTCCGGACGACGACCCGGCGGGCATCCGGGGGATGGGTTCGGCCACCGAGGCGCTGACCGCCATCGCCGAGTCGGAGTCGACGTTCGTCTCCCGCGGGGACAACTCCGGGACCCACACGAAGGAACTGGCCCTCTGGGCGGCCGCCGGCACGGACCCCGGTGGCGACTGGTACCAGGAGACCGGGACCGGGATGGGGGAGGCGCTGAACGTCGCCACCCAGCAGGGCGCCTACACGCTCTCGGACCGGGGCACGTTCATCTCCCAGCGCTCGGCGATCGACCTAGTCGTCCTCGTCCAGGGGCCCATCGAGGGCGGCCCGGCGACTCTGGCGAACCCCTACGGGGTCATGGCGGTCAACCCCGGCGTCCACGACACCGCGAACTACGACCTCGCGATGGCCTACATCGGCTGGATAACCAGCCCCGGCGCCCAGGCGGCCATCGGGGAGTACCAGGTCAACGGGGAGCAGCTGTTCTTCCCCGAAGCAGTCTCCGAGGACCCCGACTTCCAGCAGTACGTTCCGCAAGGGTGGAGTAGCGAGTCCTCGAACGGGTGA
- a CDS encoding ABC transporter permease translates to MSVPLDSLVGLLSAVVDLPFREGYVSSIIYVSLYVSGTAVALSTLFSLPVALAMGFTDFPGKRALKSVINTGMGFPSVVVGLLVLFAVSNQGPLGTFDLIFTREAMVLSQFVLATPPITAISLAAVTGVDDDVRDAAHVLGGTSLDVALVVIKEARYGIATAILAGFGRAISEVGSVLIVGGNITSSGGISKTRTLTTAIQLEARQGRYETAMILGAVLLVLVLAVNAVVVQLGDSRVMS, encoded by the coding sequence GTGAGCGTGCCACTCGATTCACTCGTCGGCCTCCTGTCGGCTGTCGTCGACCTGCCGTTCAGGGAGGGGTACGTCTCGAGCATCATCTACGTCTCCCTGTACGTCAGCGGCACCGCCGTCGCGTTGAGCACGCTGTTCTCCCTCCCGGTCGCGCTCGCGATGGGCTTTACCGACTTCCCGGGGAAACGCGCCCTGAAGTCGGTCATCAACACCGGTATGGGCTTTCCGAGCGTCGTCGTCGGCCTGCTCGTGCTCTTTGCGGTCTCCAACCAGGGGCCCCTGGGGACCTTCGACCTCATCTTCACCAGGGAAGCGATGGTACTCTCGCAGTTCGTCCTCGCGACGCCACCCATCACGGCCATCAGTCTCGCGGCCGTCACCGGCGTGGACGACGACGTCCGCGACGCGGCCCACGTCCTCGGCGGGACGAGCCTCGACGTCGCGCTGGTCGTGATCAAGGAGGCCCGCTACGGCATCGCCACGGCGATTCTCGCGGGCTTCGGCCGGGCCATCAGCGAGGTCGGGTCCGTCCTCATCGTCGGGGGCAACATCACGAGTTCGGGGGGCATCTCGAAGACGCGGACGCTGACGACGGCCATCCAGCTTGAGGCCCGCCAGGGCCGGTACGAGACGGCGATGATACTCGGCGCGGTCCTGCTGGTGCTCGTGCTGGCGGTCAACGCCGTCGTCGTCCAGCTCGGCGATTCGCGGGTGATGAGCTGA
- a CDS encoding phosphate ABC transporter ATP-binding protein gives MIRLAALSHAYGDERVLADVSLTVDPGEVVAIIGPSGVGKTTLLRILALNRRPTEGTVELDGQRAWSVDEGRRLELRRRVGLVFQRASLFDASVARNVAYGLRVRRSWRRRLADGLRSLVGSKDLSAAVEEALEVVEMREKADQDARSLSGGEAQRVSFARALAYEPAYLLLDEPTSDLDPRNTGLIEAAIGEARDRGLGVVVATHDMHQAERIADRVAVLLGDGLTEVGPTERIFEDPTDERTRQFISGELVY, from the coding sequence ATGATCCGCCTGGCAGCTCTCTCACACGCCTACGGTGACGAGCGCGTCCTCGCGGACGTCTCGCTCACGGTCGACCCCGGAGAAGTGGTCGCTATCATCGGGCCCTCGGGGGTGGGAAAGACCACCCTGCTGCGCATCCTGGCGCTCAACCGCCGGCCGACCGAGGGTACCGTCGAACTGGACGGCCAGCGGGCGTGGTCGGTCGACGAAGGCCGCCGCCTGGAACTGCGCCGCCGCGTCGGGTTGGTGTTCCAGCGCGCGAGCCTGTTCGACGCCTCCGTCGCCCGGAACGTCGCGTACGGCCTCCGGGTGCGACGGTCCTGGCGACGGCGACTCGCGGATGGGCTGCGCTCGCTAGTCGGGTCGAAGGACCTGTCGGCGGCCGTCGAAGAGGCGCTCGAGGTCGTCGAGATGCGCGAGAAGGCCGATCAGGACGCGCGCTCGCTCTCGGGCGGCGAGGCCCAGCGGGTCTCTTTCGCGCGGGCGCTCGCCTACGAACCGGCGTACCTCCTGCTGGACGAACCGACCTCCGACCTCGACCCGCGGAACACGGGACTCATCGAGGCGGCTATCGGCGAGGCGCGCGACCGGGGCCTGGGTGTCGTCGTCGCGACTCACGACATGCACCAGGCCGAGCGCATCGCCGACCGCGTCGCCGTGTTGCTCGGCGACGGGTTGACCGAGGTGGGGCCGACGGAGCGAATCTTCGAGGACCCGACCGACGAGCGCACGCGGCAGTTCATCTCCGGGGAACTGGTGTACTGA
- a CDS encoding Tfx family DNA-binding protein encodes METADDEADASALLAALGFDAEESALTERQAQVLLLRERGHTQTAIAEMLGTSRANVANVEASARANVAKARETLRVVRAMEAPVRVPVPAGADIYEVPETVYEACNDADIKVAYSAPELVRRLLDEAESVVDGRTIEVSLTLHVTEDGEVVIRRTDRDR; translated from the coding sequence ATGGAGACCGCAGACGACGAGGCGGACGCGAGCGCGCTGCTCGCAGCGCTCGGGTTCGACGCCGAGGAGAGCGCGCTCACAGAACGGCAGGCCCAGGTGCTGTTGCTACGGGAACGCGGGCACACGCAGACCGCCATCGCCGAGATGCTGGGGACCTCACGGGCGAACGTGGCCAACGTCGAGGCCAGCGCGAGAGCGAACGTCGCCAAGGCACGGGAGACCCTGCGGGTCGTCCGGGCGATGGAGGCTCCCGTGCGGGTCCCCGTCCCGGCGGGGGCCGACATCTACGAGGTCCCCGAGACGGTGTACGAGGCGTGCAACGACGCGGACATCAAGGTCGCCTACTCGGCGCCGGAGCTCGTCCGCCGACTCCTCGACGAAGCCGAGTCGGTCGTCGACGGGCGCACCATCGAGGTCTCGCTGACCCTGCACGTCACCGAGGACGGCGAGGTCGTCATCCGCCGCACCGACCGGGACCGGTAG
- a CDS encoding sulfurtransferase TusA family protein: MSESISPDVTVDSRGAACPGPLMDLIGKIKQADAGTVFELQTNDSSSSHDVPEWVEKAGHELLDVVEHGDGEYWSIFVETRE, translated from the coding sequence ATGAGTGAATCTATTTCCCCAGACGTGACGGTCGATTCGCGCGGCGCCGCCTGCCCGGGTCCGCTGATGGACCTCATCGGCAAGATCAAACAGGCCGATGCAGGCACGGTGTTCGAACTACAGACCAACGACAGCTCCTCGAGCCACGACGTCCCCGAGTGGGTCGAGAAGGCCGGCCACGAGCTGCTCGACGTCGTCGAACACGGCGACGGGGAGTACTGGTCCATCTTCGTCGAGACGAGGGAGTGA
- a CDS encoding NAD(P)/FAD-dependent oxidoreductase, whose product MTRIVIVGGGTGGTVLANRLADKLAPDLKRGDVEVTLVNDGPDQVYKPTFLYVPFGEATVEEARHPIVDLVDRTVDFRVDRVTSIDTDAKRLSLQRDGALEYDYLVLATGANLAPDEVPGLVEGGHHFYGAAGAEKLRDALAEFEAGHLVLSVIGVPHMCPAAPVEFVMMADQWLRERGRREDVDITYTYPIQRIHGLEPVAEWAQPLFDERGIEAETFFNPESVDPDERVIETMEGTELDYDLLVAIPPHSGSPLVEEAGLGDGGWVAVDNRTLEAEHADDVYAIGDVADVATSKAGSVAHYQAGAVADRLASQARGQVPTAEYDGKTMCFVESGTDEAAFIEFSYERQPEPRDPNQFVHWGKLAYNEAYWLTARGLL is encoded by the coding sequence ATGACCCGCATCGTCATCGTCGGTGGCGGCACGGGCGGGACGGTTCTCGCGAACCGCCTCGCCGACAAGCTCGCCCCCGACCTGAAACGTGGCGACGTCGAGGTGACGCTCGTCAACGACGGGCCCGACCAGGTGTACAAGCCGACGTTCCTGTATGTCCCTTTCGGCGAGGCGACCGTCGAGGAGGCGCGCCACCCCATCGTCGACCTCGTCGATCGGACGGTCGACTTCCGCGTCGACCGGGTGACGAGCATCGACACCGACGCCAAGCGCCTCTCGCTCCAGCGCGACGGCGCCCTCGAGTACGACTACCTCGTGCTCGCGACCGGGGCGAACCTCGCGCCCGACGAGGTTCCGGGACTCGTCGAGGGCGGCCACCACTTCTACGGCGCCGCAGGTGCCGAGAAGCTGCGCGACGCCCTCGCCGAGTTCGAGGCGGGCCACCTCGTCCTGTCGGTCATCGGCGTCCCGCACATGTGTCCGGCCGCACCGGTAGAGTTCGTGATGATGGCCGACCAGTGGCTCCGCGAGCGCGGCCGCCGCGAGGACGTGGACATCACGTACACGTACCCCATCCAGCGCATCCACGGGCTCGAACCCGTCGCGGAGTGGGCCCAGCCGCTGTTCGACGAACGGGGTATCGAGGCCGAGACGTTCTTCAACCCCGAGTCTGTCGACCCCGACGAGCGGGTCATCGAGACGATGGAGGGGACGGAACTGGACTACGACCTCCTCGTGGCCATCCCGCCACACAGCGGGTCGCCGCTGGTCGAGGAGGCAGGTCTGGGCGATGGCGGCTGGGTCGCCGTGGACAACCGGACGCTCGAAGCCGAACACGCCGACGACGTCTACGCCATCGGCGACGTGGCCGACGTCGCGACGAGCAAGGCCGGCAGCGTCGCCCACTACCAGGCCGGCGCCGTCGCCGACCGACTTGCAAGCCAGGCCCGCGGGCAGGTCCCGACCGCCGAGTACGACGGCAAGACGATGTGTTTCGTCGAGTCCGGCACCGACGAGGCGGCGTTCATCGAGTTCAGTTACGAGCGCCAGCCCGAACCCCGCGACCCGAACCAGTTCGTCCACTGGGGGAAACTGGCCTACAACGAGGCCTACTGGCTGACCGCCAGGGGGCTCCTGTGA
- a CDS encoding DUF1641 domain-containing protein — translation MSEQEQQDVEAGDDAPADPSTDLDQLTELADAVEGNEAEVAELLDRVDEVNDLLDVLALGTQAMDDEMVQKLADTGGNLGALADAAAEPATVRGAESLLHAVGDATGDLEEPPERVGVVGLLRALRDPEVQAGLGYLVAVSRHLGRDLTRRSELRQELED, via the coding sequence ATGAGTGAACAGGAACAACAGGACGTCGAGGCCGGAGACGACGCCCCGGCCGACCCGTCCACCGACCTCGACCAGCTGACCGAACTCGCCGACGCGGTCGAGGGCAACGAGGCCGAGGTGGCCGAACTGCTCGATCGGGTCGACGAGGTCAACGACCTGCTTGACGTCCTCGCGCTTGGCACCCAGGCGATGGACGACGAGATGGTACAGAAACTCGCCGACACCGGCGGCAACCTCGGGGCGCTGGCGGACGCTGCCGCCGAACCGGCGACCGTCCGGGGCGCCGAGTCGCTGCTCCACGCCGTCGGCGACGCGACCGGCGATCTCGAGGAACCGCCCGAGCGGGTCGGCGTCGTCGGCCTCCTGCGCGCCCTGCGTGACCCCGAGGTCCAGGCCGGACTGGGCTATCTCGTAGCCGTCTCCAGGCACCTCGGGCGTGACCTCACCCGTCGGTCCGAGCTCCGTCAGGAGCTTGAGGACTGA
- a CDS encoding ring-cleaving dioxygenase — protein MTDPSPTPGIHHVTCIAGDPQRNMDFWAETLGLRLVKRSINQDDPGTYHFFFADAEGTPGTSMTFFPWESMRQGEVGSGQVSRTAFRVPEGSLEFWEDRFDEFGVDYDDRVERFDQVVLPFRDPDGLPVELVEVEIPDDDPTVPWTEFVPAEHAIRGFHSVTLWLADPDRTIDVLETVGFEEVGTEQAEGDTPGDERTRFAAAGPVGKYVDVLPTIQGGRQGHGTVHHVAFQTPTDEDQAATREAIQSLGLRPTNQIDRHWFRSVYVREFNGVLFELATSGPGYTSDEPLSELGGRLVLPGKFEDRREEIEAQLTDVTVPQAGSMEADD, from the coding sequence ATGACCGACCCGAGCCCCACACCGGGCATCCACCACGTCACCTGCATCGCCGGCGACCCGCAGCGGAACATGGACTTCTGGGCGGAGACGCTCGGCCTCCGCCTCGTCAAACGCTCTATCAACCAGGACGACCCCGGCACCTACCACTTCTTCTTCGCCGACGCCGAGGGCACCCCCGGCACGAGCATGACGTTCTTCCCCTGGGAGAGCATGCGACAGGGGGAGGTCGGTTCGGGCCAGGTCTCCCGGACCGCGTTCCGGGTCCCCGAGGGGAGCCTGGAGTTCTGGGAGGACCGCTTCGACGAGTTCGGCGTCGACTACGACGACCGGGTCGAGCGGTTTGACCAGGTGGTCCTGCCCTTCCGCGACCCGGACGGCCTCCCGGTCGAGCTGGTCGAAGTCGAGATCCCCGACGACGACCCGACGGTCCCGTGGACCGAGTTCGTCCCCGCCGAACACGCCATCCGGGGCTTTCACTCGGTGACGCTCTGGCTGGCCGACCCCGACCGCACGATAGACGTCCTGGAGACGGTGGGCTTCGAGGAGGTCGGTACCGAACAGGCAGAGGGAGACACACCGGGCGACGAGCGGACCCGCTTCGCCGCGGCCGGGCCGGTAGGCAAGTACGTCGACGTGCTCCCGACCATCCAGGGCGGGCGCCAGGGCCACGGCACCGTCCACCACGTCGCCTTCCAGACACCGACCGACGAGGACCAGGCCGCGACGCGCGAGGCCATCCAGTCGCTGGGCCTGCGTCCGACGAACCAGATCGACCGCCACTGGTTCCGGTCGGTCTACGTGCGGGAGTTCAACGGCGTCCTCTTCGAACTGGCGACCAGCGGGCCGGGCTACACCAGCGACGAACCGCTCTCTGAGCTCGGTGGCCGCCTGGTCCTCCCCGGGAAGTTCGAGGACCGCCGCGAGGAGATCGAAGCGCAACTCACCGACGTGACGGTGCCGCAGGCCGGGTCGATGGAAGCCGACGACTGA